A genomic segment from Methanoplanus limicola DSM 2279 encodes:
- a CDS encoding PaaI family thioesterase, with amino-acid sequence MSYIEDIKSKGSAANPYFGLMGINVQDFGSGEAKLAMEVREDMLNGAGWLQGGVYVSLADEAMALAIFTELEEGKGIATVSESTDYYKGLNSGVLTAKARIIKRTRKIIFAEGVTCSEDGSTVYSRTSASFLITG; translated from the coding sequence ATGTCATATATTGAAGATATTAAATCAAAAGGCAGTGCTGCAAATCCGTATTTTGGCCTGATGGGTATAAATGTGCAGGATTTTGGCAGCGGGGAGGCGAAACTTGCCATGGAAGTCAGGGAAGATATGTTAAACGGTGCAGGGTGGCTTCAGGGTGGAGTATATGTCTCACTGGCAGATGAGGCAATGGCGCTTGCGATATTCACCGAACTTGAGGAAGGAAAAGGCATTGCCACTGTATCTGAGTCCACAGATTATTACAAAGGCCTGAACAGCGGAGTTCTGACTGCGAAGGCCAGAATTATTAAGCGGACAAGGAAAATTATCTTTGCTGAGGGTGTAACATGCTCTGAAGATGGCAGTACAGTATATTCAAGGACTTCAGCTTCTTTTCTGATTACGGGCTAA
- a CDS encoding DJ-1/PfpI family protein has translation MVVAPKRYREEEFETPAKMFEEAGIEYDVASTKAGECEGMMGGIIEAGLAIKDAKEGDYDGLVITGGLGASDFLWSDDNLKTLTEEFGKSGKVVAAICLAPVILARAGLLKGRQATVFESPASLKLIEEGGANYLKIPVVLDMNIITANHPTASKEFAEAIIEKLGC, from the coding sequence ATGGTGGTAGCACCTAAGAGATACAGGGAAGAGGAATTTGAAACACCTGCAAAAATGTTTGAGGAGGCCGGAATTGAGTATGATGTAGCATCAACGAAGGCCGGGGAATGCGAAGGTATGATGGGGGGAATCATTGAGGCAGGACTTGCGATTAAGGACGCAAAAGAGGGAGATTACGACGGACTTGTAATTACAGGCGGACTTGGTGCGAGTGATTTCCTCTGGTCGGATGACAACCTGAAAACCCTCACTGAAGAGTTTGGAAAATCAGGGAAGGTTGTTGCCGCAATATGCCTTGCACCGGTGATTCTGGCACGCGCAGGACTCCTGAAGGGCCGTCAGGCAACAGTCTTTGAGTCACCTGCATCATTAAAGCTCATCGAAGAAGGCGGGGCAAACTACCTCAAAATTCCGGTAGTCTTAGATATGAATATAATAACAGCAAACCATCCGACAGCCTCAAAGGAATTTGCCGAAGCAATTATTGAAAAACTCGGCTGCTGA
- a CDS encoding dolichyl-phosphate beta-glucosyltransferase: protein MQNIKAKECTIIVPAYNEEKRIMPFLNSLSSFKGTIIFVCDGTDRTPDVIRSFSERRKERSPEIICLEYNERLGKGGGITAGILNSETQYVGFTDADGSTSESEMIRLFSYLSDYDCAIGSRWMKDSDVVVKQPLSRRIQSRLFNIAIRLILNISFSDTQCGAKVFRREALNDVLPDMKTKGFEYDAELLWWLKKKGYSIKEVPIVWENREETSVGRADGAGMIIRLFKMRLGLSP, encoded by the coding sequence ATGCAGAATATTAAGGCCAAAGAATGCACAATCATTGTTCCGGCATACAATGAAGAGAAGAGGATTATGCCTTTTCTTAATTCATTATCATCTTTCAAAGGCACGATAATCTTTGTCTGTGACGGAACTGACAGGACACCTGATGTTATCAGGAGTTTTTCAGAGAGGAGAAAAGAGAGATCACCGGAGATCATCTGCCTCGAGTACAACGAAAGGCTTGGAAAAGGCGGGGGCATAACTGCCGGAATCCTGAACTCAGAGACGCAGTATGTCGGATTTACAGATGCCGATGGTTCTACCTCCGAAAGTGAGATGATCCGGCTCTTTTCATATCTCTCAGATTACGACTGTGCAATTGGATCGAGGTGGATGAAAGATTCGGATGTTGTTGTAAAGCAGCCACTTTCGAGAAGAATTCAGAGCCGCCTTTTCAATATTGCAATAAGACTGATTCTGAATATAAGTTTCAGTGACACACAGTGCGGCGCCAAGGTATTCAGAAGAGAAGCACTGAATGATGTTCTGCCTGATATGAAGACAAAAGGATTTGAATATGATGCAGAACTGCTCTGGTGGCTTAAGAAGAAGGGATACAGCATAAAAGAAGTCCCCATTGTCTGGGAGAACCGGGAGGAGACTTCAGTCGGACGGGCAGACGGTGCGGGAATGATTATAAGGCTCTTTAAGATGAGGCTTGGATTATCTCCATAA